A genomic stretch from Helianthus annuus cultivar XRQ/B chromosome 1, HanXRQr2.0-SUNRISE, whole genome shotgun sequence includes:
- the LOC110900038 gene encoding WAT1-related protein At5g07050, whose amino-acid sequence MEGKLGCFARFFLTAKPYIAMICLQFGYAGMNIITKVSLNRGMSHYVLVVYRHAFATAAIAPFAIYLERNIRPKITFSLFMQMFVLGLLGPVIDQNFYYAGLKLTSPTFSCAMSNMLPAMTFVMAVLCRMEILDIKKVRCQAKVIGTIVTVAGAMLMTLYKGNVVELIWTKHVHPHYAETTSTASGSSDKDWVVGSILLIIATFAWASFFIVQNVTMRRYTAPLSLTCLVCFIGTLQSIAVTFVMEHKPNVWTIGWDMNLLAAAYAGIVSSSIAYYVQGLVMEKRGPVFVTAFSPLMMIIVAIMGSFILAEKIYMGGVMGAILIVIGLYSVLWGKYKEHKEKELAEEILDPVKVASGNNNNNNNNVMVIDDGANDIEMQKNEINTSSVPMIAINSLTQAPPMIAVQAPKV is encoded by the exons ATGGAAGGAAAATTGGGATGTTTTGCGAGGTTTTTCCTGACCGCGAAACCCTATATCGCTATGATTTGTTTACAATTTGGATATGCTGGGATGAATATAATCACCAAAGTGTCATTAAACCGTGGCATGAGCCACTATGTCCTTGTTGTTTATCGCCATGCATTCGCAACAGCCGCTATTGCCCCATTCGCCATTTACCTCGAGAG GAATATTAGGCCGAAGATCACTTTCTCATTATTTATGCAAATGTTTGTCTTGGGACTTCTCGGGCCTGTTATCGATCAAAACTTCTACTATGCTGGATTAAAGCTAACATCTCCCACCTTTTCTTGTGCTATGAGCAACATGCTTCCTGCAATGACCTTTGTTATGGCTGTCCTCTGCag GATGGAGATATTGGACATAAAAAAGGTTAGATGCCAAGCAAAGGTGATTGGAACCATAGTGACAGTAGCAGGAGCCATGTTGATGACACTTTACAAGGGTAATGTGGTTGAGTTGATTTGGACCAAACATGTGCACCCTCACTATGCCGAGACAACTTCTACCGCATCGGGCTCGTCCGATAAAGATTGGGTTGTGGGATCTATTCTTCTAATTATTGCTACTTTTGCATGGGCTTCTTTTTTCATCGTTCAG AATGTGACAATGAGGAGATACACTGCACCTCTTTCTCTCACCTGTTTGGTGTGCTTTATTGGCACTTTACAGTCCATTGCTGTTACTTTTGTAATGGAACACAAGCCTAATGTTTGGACTATTGGTTGGGATATGAACCTTCTTGCTGCTGCCTATGCT GGGATTGTGTCATCAAGCATTGCATACTATGTGCAAGGTCTAGTAATGGAAAAGAGAGGGCCAGTTTTTGTGACTGCTTTTAGTCCTCTAATGATGATCATTGTTGCAATCATGGGTTCTTTCATTTTAGCCGAAAAGATCTACATGGGAGG GGTGATGGGCGCGATCCTAATAGTGATTGGATTGTACTCGGTCCTATGGGGGAAATACAAGGAACACAAGGAGAAAGAGTTGGCCGAAGAGATCCTCGACCCTGTAAAAGTTGCCTCCggaaataacaataacaataataataacgtGATGGTTATTGATGATGGGGCAAACGATATTGAGATGCAAAAGAACGAGATTAACACATCATCTGTCCCGATGATCGCAATCAATTCATTGACCCAGGCACCACCGATGATAGCCGTGCAAGCACCAAAAGTGTAG